The DNA region GGCAGTGCCGGAGCGGCCTATATTCAGAGCGGCGCCGAGCCATGGATGACCGGGCTTGCCCGTGGAGGGGGATCCGACCTCCCGGCGCCTCATTCCCCACCATCCCCGTCCGTCCCATTTTCGCGAGCCTGAGCGGTGCGCCGCGCCGCATCGACCTGCTCGGGGCGGGCGCGCCGCCAGCTCTTCAGGTACACCTCGCGGCCGTCGCCGGTGCGGTGGAGCACGGCGACCCACGGCTTGCCGCCGCGCTCGACATGGACTTCCAGTTCGACGCCGTCGCGCACGATGAGGTCGGTGCCCTCCAGCGCGGCCTGCACCGCCTCGTAATCGGCCTGCGTGAGTGCCTGCCCGCCAAGCCGCGTCAGGCGCCGGCGCGCCTGCTTGTCGGCGTCGGCGACCGAGAACAGCACCGTGCGCGTCTGCACGCCCAATTGCTGCGCCAGGCGCTCCGGCAGCACCGCGACCGGCGTTGCGACCGAGCCCAATTGGCGCATGGCCGCTTCGGTCTGGCGCCGGTAGTCGTAGCCGAGCAGGGCCTCCCGGATCCAGCGGAACAGCGGCGAGCCGATGAGATCGGCGACCGCATTGCGACGTCGCTCTTCGGGCATCGCGTCGAGCGCGCCGGACAGCAGCCGGCCGGCCTCCTTGCCGCGCTCCAGGCCCGGATTGCCGTCCCATCCCGGATCGATGCCGCGCGGCACCGCGCGCGCCTCGCCGGTGCGCCGGTTGGTCCAGACCTTGGTCTCGCCCTCGTGCGGCGGACGCCGCGTCGGATCGTAGCCCTTCTGCTCGGCCTCCCACGCCGAGATCTGGCGCGTGCCGCACTGGCAGCCCCAGCCGTTCGGCGGATAGTGGGTCTGCCACCACGGATCCTCGACCGGCAGGATGGTGCCGACCCAGCTCAGATGTTCCGGCCGCTTGTCGCGCGCCGTCGACATCTCGTAGAGCAGATACGGCAGCACCTCGCGGGTGCGCCACGTGCGCTCCCATTCGCCCGCCGCGCGGGCGGCGCGGATGTTGGCCCAGTAGATCAGCCTGAGGCGGCGCGGCGAGCCGAGCTGCACCAGCGAGGGCCGCCCGGTCAGCGGGTCGAGGACGGTCTTCTGCCCCCACCAGCCCTTGCGGACCAGGATCGGCTCCAGCTCGCGGCGGAACTGGTCGAAATCCTGCCGCTCGTCGATCGCCTTCCGGACGGCCTTGAAGATGTCTTCAAGCACGTCGAAGCCGGCGGTCTTGGCCACCGACCAGGCGTGCGCGTACTCCGGCGGCGTGATCTCGGCCCAGTGATAGGTCGGCCGGATCCGGCGGCGCTCGAAGAACCGCCGCACCTCCTCGGGCGGCCTCCGGAATGGATTGTCGCCATCACTCTCCTGGGCCATCAGCCGGCCTCGCCGAGCCCGCGCGCCTTGAGGATCTGCACCAGCAGGGCCGCCGCCAACGGCCGGGCATCCTGCTGCGCCGCCAGGCCGGCGAGCCCGGCGAGGAATTCATCATAGCTCGTGGCCCGTTCAGCGAGGTCGAGCACCGGACGCACCAGCGGCCCGAGCTGCCGTTCCCAGTCGGCGATGCCGTCCGCGATCAGTGCGTCGGTCTCGTCACCGCTCGCCTGGAACGCGTTCAGCGCCGGGGCGCCGCAGCACGGGCAGCCCCGCAGATGATTGAGCCCGTGATCGGATCCCTGGCGCGCCGCCGGCGCCGGCGGCGTCTCCGCCACCGACAGCGCGCCGGCCTCGCCGGCGATGCGCCGGCCGAGCAGCACCGCGCCGGGGTCGGGATCGGCAAAGCCGAGGCGATCGCGCACCTCGCTCATCTCGACGTCGAGCCCGACCGGCACCAGCGCCGACAGCACGCTCGACAGCGCGGCGATGTCCTCGGGCTCCACCACCGGGAACCGCACCGAAGGATAGGCGGCCTGCGGCCCATGATTGAGATCGATGTACGGCCGGATCAGGCAGGCATTGACGGTCGCCGCCATCTGCCGGGCGTCGGCGCCGAGGATGTCGAGGCGGACCTCGTTGTGCTCCTTCGAGACGGCATGGCCGCCGGCGATCGCGTCGGTGGTGGTGGTCTGGCCGAGCACGCCCTTGGACACCTGCTCATCCAGGAAGCGCGCCATCTTCTCGAACACGGCGTCGCCGGTCGCCTCGGCCGCGACGAACTCGACCGCCATCGACTCCGGGATGATCGCCGCCGCGTCGCTGCCGATGTCGCGGACGGCGCGCAGCAGCACCGCCTTGTCGGCCTCGCTCGCGCCCGGGCCGTACTTTCCGACCCGGAACGGCATGCCGTAAATTTCCAGGAACGTCGCCCAGTCGCGCAAGCTGAACGCCTTGAGCGTGAACGCCCACAGCGCCAGCCGCGCCAGGCCGCCGCGGATCGGCAGGCCGCTCTTGAGCCGCGGCACATGGGTGATGAACTTGAAGGCCGGCAGCGGCTCGCCCTCGGTCGGCGCGGCCTCGGTACGCAGCAGCACCCGGCGCCGGGTCTCGCGATCGAACACGAAGTGCCGCTGGTCGCGCCAGACGTACGACGCCGGCCGCCACTGCCGTTCGCTGGTGTCCCACAGGATCTCGACGACGGCGAAGCCCTTGCCGAGCGCATCGAGACAGTCCTCGACCATGTCGACGAAGGCGGGGGCCTCGACCAGGGCGCGCACCTCGTCGGCGATCGCCTGGTCGGCCGCCGCGTCGCTCGCGGCGATCACCTTCGGCGTGATGCCGGAGAGCGCGCGCTTGCGGGTGCCGAGCACCGCCGCATAGTGCAGATCGCGCTCCTCCATCTCCTCGGCGAGCGTGAGGAAGTCGGTGGTGTCGTTCTCGTTGGCGGCCCGCAGCACCCGCGCGATGCGGGCCGGCGTGAGACCGGACGCCAGACTGTCCTCGAAGATCCGGCGCACGCCGGTGACGGTCGGCGCCGCCTCCTCGCGGCCGAGCGTCCGGCGGCGCAGCGGCTGGCCGAACTGGTCGTACAGGGTGGTCTCGGCCATTCTCGCCTCCTGAAGATCGGCCGCCTACCAGAGCGCGCCGCCGCGGCGCCGAAAGATGTCCCGGTCCTCGGCCTCGCGCGCCTGCCAGGGCGGCGCCACGCCGGCCGGCCGGTCGAGATCGGATGCCGGCGTGTAGGCGTACATCGGAAGGTTTGCCCGCGACGCCGCATAGCCGAGCGCCCCGGCGATCGCCGTGTCGCCATGCCGGTTGAAGCCGTCGGCGCCCTTGGTGGAATGGTCGTCCGGAACCTTGATGATGCCGCCGACATACTGGAGGCCCTGGTGGTCGCGCAGGATGTCCTCGTCGGCCGGGAGCACGACGGTCCGATCGCTGAACGCCTCGATATAGGCCGGCATGTTGGCCCGGTACCACTCGAGCGAGAGCTTCACTTCCACAATGCTGGCGCCGAACTTCTGCGCCGCGGCCTCGGCGAGGTATGCGCCGTTCCCGGTCGCGTCGAGCATGCCGCCGGACATCCTCGGCAGCCGCTCGACGAGATAGAACAGCACCATCCGCTGCACATCGAACGGTGCATTCCGAAGCTCCAGGACGAGCTTGGCCCGGCGCACCAGGTCGCGACCGATCTCGAAGGGCACCACGGCGGTCAGGTCGCCAGACCGGGCGAAGTCCTCTCCGAACACGTGCGCGCGGTCCCGGTCCAGCGTGGCGAGGATCGGCTTCAGCCGGTCCTCGCAGAAGTCCTGCGCGGTGCGCTTGCGGGTCTCCTCGGGGGCGTTCTTCAGGTCGTCGGAGCACGTCCACCTGACGACCGGAATGCCCTGCTGCTGGCATGCCTCGATCTGCACCCGGGTGAGCGCGGCTCCCTCGGCTTCGGCGGGGATCGCGTCCAGCTCCTGCCGCATCGCCGCGGTGCGCGGGCCGTAGGCGCCACGGATCTTCGCTTCCCAGGCGACCTCGGCCTCCCGCGTCCACCGCTTGCCGCGGATCAGGCACACGCGCCTGTACAGGCCGTTCTCGACCGCCTTCGAGAACGGGATATCGTGGACCGAGAACGGCGTCTTCTTGGCCCGTGCCTCGCGCACCAGGTCATTGAAGGGATTGAGGACGCCGTTGTGGGTGCTGATGACGCGAATCTTGCCGCCCCAGATCAGCAGCGCGTTGACGCTGTCGAGCACGGCGCGAACGTCCTTGTGGAAGGCCGCCTCGTCGATGCACACGGTGCCCTGCAGGCCGCGGATGTTCTCGGGGCGCGAAGAGAGCGCTTCGACACGGCATCCGGACGCGAAGCGCACGCGGAACGCCGAGATCAGGCTGGTGGTGCCATCCTCGCGCTGGTCCTCGAACAGGAACTCCTCGACCGCGCCCAGCTCCTTGGCGACAACCTTCGCGAAGTGAGCCACATAGCCGACGAACTCGCGCCCCTTGTCCTTGGTGTCGCCGATGTAGAAGCAGTTCTGGCCGCCTGCTGACTTCTTGGCGGCGGCGATGAGCGTATGGTCCAGCGCCTCTGCGAAGGTGATCCCTGTGCGGCGTCCCTTCACGCCGAGCTTGAGGTCCGACGCGTCGGCAATCCACTCGGCCTGGTGCGCCATGAGCACACCGTCCGCCAACGGGTCGAGAGTCTCGGGCACGTCGCCGCCGCGCGGCAGGTCGCCCGGCAGAACGGCGGCCGGGCTCCGCTCCAGCACCGGGGCGCCGGCGATGCGGTCAGGATCCGGCAGCATCGGCATCGCCCGTCTCCTTCGGCCGGATGCCCAGGAACTCGCGGCGGAGCTGGGCGATGGCGTCGGCCGACAGGCCTCCCTCCCGCGCGACCTCCAGGACCCGCTCCGTCTTCTGCTCGAAAGCCTCGTCGAGCTTGCGGCGGCGCTCGGTCGATGCCTTCTGCGAGGTGACCGCAGCGCGAAGGGCCTCTGCCGCAGCTTTCAGCTCCTTCGCCGTGACGTCA from Blastochloris tepida includes:
- a CDS encoding phage minor head protein, whose amino-acid sequence is MAQESDGDNPFRRPPEEVRRFFERRRIRPTYHWAEITPPEYAHAWSVAKTAGFDVLEDIFKAVRKAIDERQDFDQFRRELEPILVRKGWWGQKTVLDPLTGRPSLVQLGSPRRLRLIYWANIRAARAAGEWERTWRTREVLPYLLYEMSTARDKRPEHLSWVGTILPVEDPWWQTHYPPNGWGCQCGTRQISAWEAEQKGYDPTRRPPHEGETKVWTNRRTGEARAVPRGIDPGWDGNPGLERGKEAGRLLSGALDAMPEERRRNAVADLIGSPLFRWIREALLGYDYRRQTEAAMRQLGSVATPVAVLPERLAQQLGVQTRTVLFSVADADKQARRRLTRLGGQALTQADYEAVQAALEGTDLIVRDGVELEVHVERGGKPWVAVLHRTGDGREVYLKSWRRARPEQVDAARRTAQARENGTDGDGGE
- a CDS encoding DUF935 domain-containing protein, which produces MAETTLYDQFGQPLRRRTLGREEAAPTVTGVRRIFEDSLASGLTPARIARVLRAANENDTTDFLTLAEEMEERDLHYAAVLGTRKRALSGITPKVIAASDAAADQAIADEVRALVEAPAFVDMVEDCLDALGKGFAVVEILWDTSERQWRPASYVWRDQRHFVFDRETRRRVLLRTEAAPTEGEPLPAFKFITHVPRLKSGLPIRGGLARLALWAFTLKAFSLRDWATFLEIYGMPFRVGKYGPGASEADKAVLLRAVRDIGSDAAAIIPESMAVEFVAAEATGDAVFEKMARFLDEQVSKGVLGQTTTTDAIAGGHAVSKEHNEVRLDILGADARQMAATVNACLIRPYIDLNHGPQAAYPSVRFPVVEPEDIAALSSVLSALVPVGLDVEMSEVRDRLGFADPDPGAVLLGRRIAGEAGALSVAETPPAPAARQGSDHGLNHLRGCPCCGAPALNAFQASGDETDALIADGIADWERQLGPLVRPVLDLAERATSYDEFLAGLAGLAAQQDARPLAAALLVQILKARGLGEAG